Proteins encoded in a region of the Coffea eugenioides isolate CCC68of chromosome 4, Ceug_1.0, whole genome shotgun sequence genome:
- the LOC113769167 gene encoding protein FAR1-RELATED SEQUENCE 7-like: protein MDCSKLAEDGTPELGMEFNSEEDAYKFYNKYAFKMGFSVRKDYLNKDKDGMTTSKRYSCCKECVKRKYESDVMPKRTRAPMKTGCGAKMVIVLFRGTMKYRVHDLVLEHNHELHITQCAQ, encoded by the coding sequence ATGGATTGTAGCAAATTGGCAGAAGATGGGACCCCTGAATTAGGAATGGAGTTCAACAGTGAAGAGGATGCGTACAAGTTTTACAACAAGTATGCCTTTAAAATGGGTTTCAGTGTACGTAAAGACTATCTGAATAAAGACAAAGACGGTATGACCACGTCTAAGAGATATAGTTGCTGCAAGGAATGTGTGAAGCGCAAGTACGAAAGTGATGTGATGCCAAAAAGGACACGAGCGCCGATGAAAACAGGGTGTGGAGCTAAAATGGTTATCGTGTTGTTTAGAGGGACAATGAAGTACCGTGTGCATGACCTTGTCTTAGAGCATAATCATGAGTTGCACATTACTCAATGTGCGCAATGA
- the LOC113769168 gene encoding protein FAR1-RELATED SEQUENCE 5-like, with protein sequence MPSQRKVSVAQGFQAEISENAGLSLKQSHDLMGKEAGGMGNVGYTRDDLKRYLRTRRERSLKYGEAGMLIDYNFFGDVVTFDTSYKTNKEYQPLGVFVGFNQHRQIVIFGAALMYDETIDSFKWIFGTFLEAMCGKRPSTILTDQDHAMAAALSVVMPETFHGLCTFHIRRNFMKHLGNHYKKNSDLPYMFGACTYEFEEVEQFNRVWEAMVKKHNLKNNEWLSGLYRIRDKWAKCMMKERWIAGMRSTQLSENLNAAIKNHLKLDHDLVQFFRHFNQVVDEKRHNELIAEYEMR encoded by the exons ATGCCATCACAAAGAAAAGTAAGTGTGGCTCAAGGATTCCAAGCTGAAATAAGCGAGAATGCTGGACTTTCATTGAAACAGAGCCATGACCTTATGGGAAAGGAGGCAGGTGGGATGGGTAATGTGGGATATACTCGGGATGATCTTAAACGATATCTTCGAACGAGACGGGAAAGGAGCTTGAAATATGGAGAAGCAG GAATGTTAATTGACTACAACTTTTTTGGAGACGTAGTCACATTCGACACAtcctacaaaacaaataaagaatatCAGCCACTTGGAGTATTTGTGGGTTTTAACCAGCATAGGCAAATTGTGATATTCGGTGCTGCCCTTATGTATGATGAGACGATAGATTCTTTCAAATGGATATTTGGTACATTTTTAGAAGCAATGTGCGGAAAGCGTCCAAGTACCATACTAACCGACCAAGATCACGCCATGGCAGCCGCTCTTTCAGTTGTCATGCCTGAAACATTTCACGGTCTATGTACGTTTCACATAAGGCGTAATTTTATGAAACATCTTGGcaatcactacaagaaaaataGTGATCTTCCATACATGTTTggtgcatgcacgtatgagtTTGAAGAAGTGGAACAATTCAATAGGGTGTGGGAGGCGATGGTGAAGAAACACAATCTTAAAAATAATGAATGGCTCTCCGGGTTGTATAGAATTCGTGATAAATGGGCAAAGTGCAtgatgaaagaaagatggaTTGCGGGAATGCGAAGCACCCAACTTAGCGAAAACCTTAATGCAGCaattaaaaatcatttgaaactggATCATGACCTTGTGCAGTTCTTTAGACATTTCAATCAGGTAGTTGATGAAAAGAGACATAATGAACTGATCGCAGAATATGAAATGAGGTAA